Within Wyeomyia smithii strain HCP4-BCI-WySm-NY-G18 chromosome 2, ASM2978416v1, whole genome shotgun sequence, the genomic segment ccccgtttgtgtgttgccaaaatacgacagtttttcactggaggaattgtcgctaccgcacataagcagctttttactagaagaggtaataccgttacacttaccgctgacgctgctactactaccgctactggtactcgctatcgctgctgcccgctgctacatagttagcacccatccttcactagtaaactgattgcttttcaagactttttaataaattttgttttatttcttgttattttaacacttttcaataacaattttcaatagtagggtaccgaaaggcttcggcaggttttctgcaccAATCTTAACCtttgccgaagccgttcgctacctacaatagttcaaataatcaaattacaattgtctGTATTTGGGGGCTCATGcgtggataattttcaattgattgctacaaaaacGACGGGAATGCGTTGGAAACTAAGCGGCTAATAAGCATTGTTTTGtccccttttccgtttttatattttcattttcaccccaatgtagccgatcttcctgcgaaatgtagttctacgtaaaaaaacaagtctttattatgctcaacttcagtgatgtgtcaagatagtttacagttccaaatttccgctagcgaaatttgccagaaaacctggttggagaacacacaggtatttcaccaatctgcagtttacagttcgtGCGAAGCGAATACAACCACCACCTAACTGATTGGGGTGCGGGGGCGATAGATGCAACCGAAAGATCATTCAAAACGATCGAGTTACTGCCGCGGCTTGCAGAATTACGTACACATTCGTTGGCACAGCCGGCACATTATTATGTTTTCGTAGGCACAGCCGgcacattatttagtttttcggcaaaataggcacgaattcttctaccgcctaatttatctttacaggcgggacaaatgagcattgccttcccttgtgcgaacaaattcttgtgggcacgaccgttaatttcacaacattgctagccgatgtgacaaaaggcatcgcagaaaccgcggggcactggtttcaaatcattaatagGCAGATGACACTCGCCGCACAGCTTCTTATCCATCAATTCTAGCAGCAATCGTATGTTCTCTGCCACAGTTGTTTCAGTTTCAACCGCACTTGATAATACTGTGCTGAGTAAATTTATGCAACCGGACCGGATGTTTTATCAACACGTTCACtcgcgaaaaccttgttttgcacATGAAATACGCTAGTCCACCTTCGGTATTAATCACGATTTCTAAACTTGCAATCACTGAATATACCGGCGCAcagtttgacagatatgtgttacgtttttagcagtcatgagtcgtatttataaaaacgctctgagtagctcatgatattcggagttgacatcatgatatcatgagtcataggtcatgattctgtcggaaaacagcattcaaatatttttacccGTGCAGCGATCAGATTTTACCTGCTGTAAGGACTCTTCAAAAATTCACTTTAAATAACCGGCTCTTCAAATCAGTTCGTGGGCGGATTGATCACCTAAGATGGAATGACCCATGTCATGTGGAGAAACTGTAGATTAGAAGAATGATAAGGCGCTCACTGTGAGTGTAAATGTCACGCTGTACACATGATTTTGCATAGGCGCGTTTTTTGCTATTCATCTAGTCTAATAGCTCCTCTAATGcgtgaaattttcattttcttaaAAAGAAAACTGTTTTGAGAATTCATAacagtaaatatgttgtttcaaGAAAATGGCACACAACTAAATTTCTTTGATCAGGGCGGGgacctagtgtggttggtaacgtctccgccaaccacgctcgacgcctgggttcgagtcccaccgccgacataggtgttgatggttgtgaggtggcgtgatccactcacaaccaacccaactggtctagattcaatcttagccgacaccgggagattttctgaggcgaaaaatctctgggatcacgccttccatcgcatgaggaagtaaagccgttggtgccggtccgttaataaacgggtcgtgagttagggtcctgggtgtggagtcgcctccctgggcgtcggtgattggccacaacagtggcggaactagaccgacggaaaataagcgaataaatttctttgatttttttttaaatcaagcaTCCGTATACAGTTGATAAAACGGGAAGAATtattataaacaaaaaaatctggacgagagaaaaaattttctaagcctaaaaagtcacaccttctattcccgttcctTTTTCGcgtcctcgcaaactgcatacattgcccgctttactaaatttaaaatgtaagtcatatgacaaaaatgaaattagttcgtaaagtaaatattttatcattttggGAGACCATTAGGTTAGAAATACACTGCAATCAGTTTGTGTGTGAAGACTGTTATACAAAAACgctgcaatttaaaaaaaaaacaaaatcccaTGCTTTTCAATCAACCCGGGCAAAACGCCCTAATGCCGAAGGCTGATATGTCCCTAGCAGAAATTAGCATGCGAAGTGAGAAGCTcctgaagtctcagaagtaaaatcaaaagcaaTGAAATGTATTATCCGGATGGAGGATTGCCCGAAGCTGAAGTGTAGCCGAACacaataaatacttaagcaaattaaccctctagtgcccaagttaattttcaggcggacttcgaaaaaatcactatgaatttttataaacattttttaggtattgatATAAGCTTTTTATAGgtgtaactgaagaccgtctaaagccGGCACtggacactagagggttaagtaatTCTTAGCGTTTCTTAACTTGGTACAGCTGCTTAACGGTTCACCTAATATAAGCCCAAGTATCGAATAATGAACTTCATGAACTAGTGAAAACCCTGGCGGAAGTGTTACAGAATTGATTTGATCTGAAGCAGTTTAAACTAAagtatagttttgttttttttttgctgctagtgacaaCTACTAAAATTGCGTATTAGGTTGGTCCCATGACATGCTAAAGATTCCTAACAGTCCCATATTTTCTTAtttgtttattcaaaaaaattaaccAGGTTGTTTTGCCTTATGATAGCTAGTATATGCAACGGGATGAAAGAGTAACTTTTTCCGGAATAAACAATTGACACATTATTACTTGGAACTAGAATTACGACTAGTGCTCAAAGTTTCTTCTTTTAAACCTATTTTATAGGCGTATACAAAGCACAACTGAACTCATCATTGTttaaaatatcatattttttttctatacttGTTATACACTCTTAATGACGATGACAAAAGAAACCTTTTTATTCCTTTAATTCATAgctaaaacggttgaaaaagGTCAATATCAAAATGACATACAATCGGGTTACTGCTTACTTTGATCAGAgcaatgaaaataaataataaataataaaatactaAGCGCCTCCATTGCTTTTACCAATGATGGCGACGCATGTACCtactaaaaaaaacaatttcactCGAAAAGAATCTGTTAAAACTTTTCCTTTTCCACAGAGGATGACCTGTCGGAGCTAAAAGCCGTGGTCCACGGTATCATCCTCGGTATGGAGGTCCCGTTCAAGCTACCCAATGACAACGGCTGTGTGGACAGCGGCCTAGAATGTCCTCTGGCGAAGGACACCGAACTCAAATACACCACCACGCTGCCGGTGTTGAAGCAGTACCCGAAGGTAACAAACCGTCAAGTGCTATTCCAGCACCCATTTCATGGTCCATTTTGCAGGTCGCCGTCGAAGTAAAATGGGAGCTGAAATCCGGCGATCGAGAGGTGGTCTGCGTTAAAATTCCTGCCAAGATTCAGTGAGTTCAGATAAcggcaacgacgacgacgacgacgaaaaTAATGGAGCAGCAAAAACGCCGACAAACAGCCGGAGAGACGCGATAGTGAATTTAATTAGATTAAGAATCATTTCAATGAACATCCATTTGCCAGTTCCGCTATGACTGTACGGAGGGCTTGCATAAGTGCCTCAACTTAAGCAgttttctttctatttttttatgtgtGCACGCGGTCTATTGTTCGTCGTGAGCGGTCAACCGCCGGTGCTAGCCGTAGATGAGAAGGTGGTGTAGTATTGAGgcaatttttcgaataaaaatccGCTTTGTTGCCGCGTGACTTGCGACTGAAAATAACCCCGCGGCTAGCCGcgtagtagtttttttttatttgacacttCCGGTCCCCAGGGGCAAGCGACTCGGTAATTGGATTAGTGTGGCGAAACTGTGTCAATGTAAGAAGAACCGCTTACGGCAGGTTTCTCTGGCAGTGACTGATTCACTGTCGAACATGCGTTCACAGACATGTAAATGAAACGCTTGCCAGTCTTTTTCAtacttattgtttttttttattctaaaaatGTTCTCGCAAGTTTTCTTCGTCCAGTTCGGTATGTACAACTGCGCGGTACTATCAATCTCTAGTTTTCAAGTAACATTATcgattaatgtttttttttgcttgatgtTGGTTTATTTGTGGTTTGAAGATGCATTCTGCCGTcatgtgttttttgttttctgtagtAGCAGGACTTAATCTTGCTGCTAATGTTAGCAACTCAAAATGTTCATGTTTTATTAGTGTTGCTTTTTTCCATTTCATTCCTCCTAGCGCACACATCGTAAAATTATTTGATCACTTTTTGTCCCTATTGGAGGATTTCACACTTATTCATTCAATCGTTAATTAATTCAATCGTTGGTGGCACCCTGCCTATATTCAGTGAAACATTATGAATTTGATGACATCGGTAGTTTAAATAACCTTGCATTCTTGaaattcatgaaataaattcagacgtgtttttttctgtgtggactcattttcaaaatattttcgaaaatttccaaAATAATATGTCTCTGATATCGTCTGTAATTAGTAAATTAATCCCTTCTCGTTTCCGACATTTTTTCGTCAGTCGTTTAGTAACAGAAACTTAGTTTCTTTCAACTTGTTGCTTTTCTAATTCATAAAGCTTTCGAGGAGTTTTTTTAAGGATTTGCGTATTATTCACTTCTAAATCGTTTATAGATTTGTACCTACACAGACTTGTGAACATTTCAATAATTTCCTAACAAAAGTAGTGTTTTAATAAAATGATATAGAAAAATCAATCTTTTCCAAAAAGACGTTCAACTTTAAGAACTCAAACGTGTAAAGTTGCTCACAAAGTTTCACTGCAATCTGAGAGGGTGTTGCCAACTCCATAGTCAAATTTGCGTGAAATCCCTCCACCGGAGCTGTTATCACTTCTTCCAATGCGTGTGCATGTGTGTATTTTTCTTCACCTTGTCGCTTGCAGTACCTTGCTTAAATGCAAACATTGAGACACATGTGGGTGGGATGTGTAGTATAAAAAATGTTAACACTAGTGTTTAATGCGTGTATCCTTGATAAAGCATAATGTAATTTGTGGTAAACGTAATGCAtttgacaaaattcacaccgcCTACTCTGTATCTGCTTCTCTGTTAAatgattcgtttttttttttaattttctgtgtTTATGTTAAATGAGTATGGGTCTTCTAGCATTCATTTACTTTTCTAACTTTTACTTATTGTTTTCCGATTATTGGCTTTTATGGTTGCTTCCGCGGTAGTgtggtaaaaaaaattcttcctgTCCTCTTTCATATTAAAACAACACCCGCTTGCTTCAGTATTATATCTTCATTAGAAAACATGAACGTTTTGTTTGGGTTACGGTTTGCATCCATAAACATTTATAAGTAATTGCAAATGTTTTGGTTCTAATAGGTGCTGCGTTAATTGTGATACCTTTTCCTAAATATTTGCTTACAAGTGTAGGTTTTACTATTAACATGTTTACGTTAATGGCAACACAGGATTGtttcatattgtttttttttctcgcaaaaagtcgattggtttactCTTTCGCTTTAACAGTGTTAGTCTCTTGTTACCAACAGTGTAAACTCTTGTACTCTGCTGTTCTATtaaaacgtttatttactatatGCGTAACATTCAGCTATACAGGATTTGTTGCTtttttgctgttgttgctgcgtGCGACTTTATGTACAGGGTGATACAGTTTACGGATAAttcaaaaaatcacattttaccTATACTAATTGTACAATACAATAACAGTTACACAGTTAGTTTAGTTTAGAGTCGCTTGCTAGTGTGCGGCCGGTCGGACACGCGCTTGAAACTTCACAGTTAGATCTAGTGGGCTGGTTTGAGTTATGACACTGATTTATTGtttgcctgtttttttttttgttttgacatgAATGCTAATGCTAGCGTTACAGTTTACTGGTTGAAGCAACAAATGCTGCGACTAATGACAAAGTTGGCTGGTTTGAAACGAGTGAAATTATCTTGCAGAGCTGCGTGATTACAGTGAAAATACGAAAACCGAATTGCTACAGATTTGTGACAAACTGTGGATATATTGTGATTGCCCAATATGCACTACAAGGGTGGTAAGTGATACGATTGCCTCGAACGGATTAGTACCGATAGAACGGCATGACATGGCGTCAGCATTTGTGTAGGAAACTTTTCTAAATCCTTCGGTAGTTTTTGGAAACATTCATCGAAAACTGCGCGtttttttaggatatttttgGAGCTGAGTAAGTAGACAGCAAAAGCCTTGTGCATCAGCAAGATTTTGGAACAGAATGCGAATGTTTCGGCCTTTTGAAGCAATGGTCAATCTGTCAATCTCACACTTCCTATGTGATGAAGTAGCCTACCCTTAGGCgtcattttttttgcagaggcctCAGGCTTTTGTTTCTGTTCGATCCATGTCATATTCTATCGTTACTAATCGGATTCGCCTGGCCAGGTTAGCCGTATGTAGCCTGTGTGCGgtatattttttaacaaaactttgGGTTTTAAGCCTATGAGGAGCTTGCTCGAGTGATTGAACGAGAACTACGCGAGTGGTAAAATAAATAAGCAAACAACTAATCGCCGAAGATAATACTCGTAACATTAGGGTGGTACTATTAATACCGAGTTAAGTTTCGAATACCAATGTACAACTGTTTGTAGTGTTGGTAAAATATGTGTGCTGTTGTGTGTGAATATGCGTAACAGGTTATAAAGTTCAGTTAGTAGAGATGTTAGTGTCTATACTCAATATAAGCGGTATGCGATGAACGAGATGTGGAAGAGAACTGATAAATTAAATCTACTCTAAAGTTTTGGTGTTGCATAACAGTGAGCTGCTGAATTTATACGACTTTTTTTACTTAAGTTGTTTGTTTCTTCTTTCTTTTGTGCTGCTTTTTAAATGTTACATTTTCGCTCTTCTATGAGGCAATTATAATTAAAAGATTTCcgtcttttttttcaaacatcgtTTTGCTTTAAATAAGAGTATCATTTTTCGTGTAATCGAATTGGATCTTACTACGATTGttggttagatttttttttaaacggcaGGAGTACAGGAACAGTAGgttttttaaatagatttttatggattgttgtttttgttattttttggaaATGTAGGACCCGATCGTTTCAAAACCATCTTTTAAATTAGACTATATCTTTTTTTCTAACATGTCTTAGAATACAAAAATCAGTATCAATAGAAGGATTGTTCGTGCGCTTATCGGTCTTGAAACAGGCTACATTTGCAATGTTTGGTTGCTCTCTATTCTTAtaactttctctctctctaaaAGTTCTACTTTTTTGTTACATGACTAACCGAGTGTAAAAGGGAAGAAGAGTTTTCATTCGCGTTTAAAGTAACTGCTAAATCGGAGAAAGTGATTCGAACCCAATAAATTTGCGGAGaagagacctttcaacacatTCTTAACTTTTTTTTGGGCTGCCTCCGCGTGGCGTCAGGTGCAATTTGTTGTCCTAGTAGTATACTAATACTTAACCTTTTCAAAAACAAAGCCGAACACGAAACGGTAGAACGTTTGGGAAAAAACTAGATGACACTCATTAATTCTCTCGATTAGAGTATAATAGAATAGTAAAACTTTTTGGCTTGAAAAATGACGTTTATCATCTCAAATAGCAAACGAGTACGCGTTTTACTGTTCAACAGGAATACATTTTAAATATACATATTTCACACACATATACGtacatacaga encodes:
- the LOC129722177 gene encoding NPC intracellular cholesterol transporter 2 homolog a-like; protein product: MCKSLSVSTLFVVLALAINFVQSVQFENCADANTIGNYSLVEVSDCKLNEPACVLKRNSNATISITFTSEDDLSELKAVVHGIILGMEVPFKLPNDNGCVDSGLECPLAKDTELKYTTTLPVLKQYPKVAVEVKWELKSGDREVVCVKIPAKIQ